From the Archangium lipolyticum genome, one window contains:
- a CDS encoding cyclic nucleotide-binding domain-containing protein, with protein METYLAGNTKRLGRLQNRDGYEGTLEVCDREVREERLPVESIASAMEQVGVFEVLTTDEVAALASSARPIVLGPHERIIVQGNKGSSLFLLQEGGLEVIAKQDGKERVLAELSPGAVVGEIAFLSGEPRTATVRATDSATVIEISAAHLKPLVEGRPAILEQITALVAKGC; from the coding sequence GTGGAGACGTACCTGGCCGGGAACACGAAACGGCTTGGCCGCCTGCAGAACCGCGACGGTTACGAAGGCACCCTCGAGGTGTGCGACCGGGAGGTGCGCGAGGAACGGCTCCCGGTCGAGAGCATCGCGTCGGCGATGGAGCAGGTCGGCGTCTTCGAGGTCCTCACGACCGACGAGGTGGCCGCACTCGCCAGCAGTGCGCGGCCCATCGTGCTCGGGCCGCACGAGCGGATCATCGTGCAGGGGAACAAAGGATCCTCGCTCTTCCTCCTGCAGGAGGGCGGCCTCGAGGTCATCGCGAAGCAGGACGGGAAGGAGCGCGTCCTCGCCGAGCTCTCACCCGGTGCGGTCGTGGGCGAGATTGCGTTCCTCTCCGGCGAGCCGCGCACCGCCACCGTGCGTGCGACGGATTCCGCCACGGTGATCGAGATCTCCGCTGCGCACCTGAAGCCGCTCGTGGAGGGGCGCCCAGCGATTCTCGAGCAGATCACCGCGCTCGTCGCGAAGGGCTGCTGA